The genomic DNA TAGCATAAGCATATAAAGAAGTTGCTGTACTATTGATCAACGTTCCTACTACTGTCACAAGAACAGTGACGAAAAGAGCCTGAAAAATTTTGTTTTGCATCTGGTCAAACAAAAAAGTATATCCAAATGTACTAAGTGTTTTAGGCCAGAAACTATACCCTTGCGTGGACAAAATGGATTCATCTGTAAAAGAGATCGCAATTACAAAAATAAATGGTAATACACAAGAAAAAGCAAAAAGTGCAATCAAAATATTGGAGAAAAAGTTGGTGGTTTGACTAAACGAGCGAATCTCTACTCGTTGAACTTTCTTTTTATTCATTTTTCTCCTCCTTAGAACAATGCCGATTCGCTGTCAAAACGACGAGCAATCGTATTGGTGATCATTAATAAAACAAAGCCGACGACCGATTGATACAGCCCAGCTGCGGCCGTCATACCAAAGTCGCCAGTGGATGTCAGCCCATTATAGATATAAGTATCTAAAACTTGTGTCACTTCATAAAGCGCTCCGGAATTTCTTGGGATATTGTAGAACAAACCAAAGTCCGCTCGGAAAATATTTCCAACTGCTAATATCGTCAAGATCGTCATCAGAGGGATCAATTGTGGAATCGTCACATGTTTGATTTGTTGCCACTTGCTTGCGCCATCCACCATCGCTGCCTCGTAATACGTCGGATCGATTCCCATAACTGAAGCAAAATAGATGATACTGTTATAGCCGATCCCTTTCCATGTTCCAATAAAGACTAAAATAAACGGCCAATATTTAGGATCATTATACCAATTGATTGTTTCTCTCCCACTTGCTGCCAGCCATTGATTAAAGATCCCTTTATCTGGACTTAAAAACGCATAGACAAAGTAACTAATGATGACCCAAGA from Enterococcus mundtii includes the following:
- a CDS encoding ABC transporter permease; the encoded protein is MRKRKGLKGFFGNLWRYKALVLMAIPGMIWMIFFFYIPVLANVVAFKNFHISADGFLASLRESPWVGLENFKFLFSSDQAFLITKNTILYNVTFILLNLLISVVFAIIMSELRNKRLVKVYQTMSLLPYFLSWVIISYFVYAFLSPDKGIFNQWLAASGRETINWYNDPKYWPFILVFIGTWKGIGYNSIIYFASVMGIDPTYYEAAMVDGASKWQQIKHVTIPQLIPLMTILTILAVGNIFRADFGLFYNIPRNSGALYEVTQVLDTYIYNGLTSTGDFGMTAAAGLYQSVVGFVLLMITNTIARRFDSESALF